Genomic segment of Dactylococcopsis salina PCC 8305:
TTTCCCAAAGCTGACGAATTTTGCCAGGTAAAGCCTTAGCTACTTCCTTAATTCGATCTTGAGATAACTCATCCTTAGTCGCCGAAAAAACCGCATTAATGGCGACTTCTGGTTCAATTCCTCGCTGTAGTCCGCCCTCTTGACGAATACGGAATAAAAAAGTTTCATCATCAATATTTAAAACTGGACGAACCCGACTTAAAAAAGCAACAATGGGATTCGTATCTTTCCAGAGTTGAGAAATATCATCTTGTAGAGATTGATCATCGCTGGGAACTGCTTTTTCCCCCTTCAATTCATCAGAAACACGATCGGCCGCTTCTGTTGTCATTAAATCACGCATGGTGCGAAAAACCACTTCTGAGATATCTCTCGCGTCAAAAATATCATCCACCCCTGCTTTTAACTTCACCTTCTCTAAGAAAGGTTCATTTTCGGATGCGATGGGGCTAGTGGGTCCTTTTCCGAGTGCTTCAGGTTTATTGGCTTCCATTTTTTTCAAGATTTGTTTTCCTTTCTCTGTTAGTTTAGCTTGTTTGAAGCGGATTAAATGAGGAAGAGGGCCATCTTCTGCACCTAAAGTATTTGCCACTCGAAACTCTTCAACTTGTTCGGGGTTAGCGACATTAGGAACATCATCCTGTTTCGCGTAAGCATTCCCTTCAAATTCGGCTTCAATGTACTGCTTTTGATTTAAATAGTCGAGATGACCTAAAAGATCAGATTCAGTCATTTCTCGACCCGCAAAATCAGCTTCAGTAAAGGAAATTTCTTTCCCTTCATTGTTTTCGTAAGCCGATTGACCGATTTTTTCCAGCAAGATATACACGATATCTTCTCGTAAAGCAATTGTCATAATTTCTTCCCAAACTCGTCTATTTTTGATATATGTAATTATGCTGGTGCATCGGTAACCGAAGGTAAACAATGACGGTTGGAAGCCAAAGGTTGCTGATCGCGCCAGCTTATTGGTTTAATTTACTTGGATTTTTATCATCTTTGCATCCTTCGATCGACACAATTTTATTTTTCCTTTTCTAAATGTCGAAACCAAGCAAAATATAGTCCAATAGAAAGACAAAGCAATAAGAGTAATAACCAACCCAACTGTTCCCACTGTTTCGTTAATAACATCATCCCCGTTAAAAATAATACCAATTGCCAAGGCAGCGCCAGACAAATTGCAATCATATCTCTTCGATTTTCCTGTCTAATTTTCGCCTGTTGAGGGAAGGAAAGTTTGTTTCGCATCGGTTGCCAAAACCCAAACGGTCGAGTGACTTGATAGAAGTTATCTAAAACGGTTTCTGCTGTGGGAGGAGTGGCCAACGTTCCGATTAAACATCCCAAAAAAGAAGCGGTTGCTGGAATTAAAAAGTTAGCATATTCTGGAAAGGAAATACCGCTAATTTTAGCAAGAATTGCCGTGATCATTCCCGCTAAAAGTCCCACAGCATACCCATAACCATTAAAGCGCCACCAATACCATCTTAATAATAAAGGAATAAATAATCCTGATCCAAATCCCAGGGTAATCCATCCCCAAATATCATTAATGTTCACCACAGGAAAACTAAATAATAAACCCAGTAAGACAACAACAATGGAAGCGAGACGACTTTGACTCATTAATTGTTGGTTATTGGCTTCGGGGTTGAGATACGCCTGATAAATATCTTTCACCCAATAAGCCGCACTAGAGTTAATAATTGAGTCAAATGTGGACATGGCAGCCGCAATAAAACAAGCGACTAATAAGCCTTTAATTCCTACAGGAATATAGGCTTCAATAACAGTGGGTAACACTAATTCTGGATCAGCAATTATCGTATTAGTTAATCCATAATGAATCCCTAAAATTGCAAAAGCTGTCACCAGGGGCCAACGAAATGCGAGAAGAAGAATCCAAAATAAAGAAAGTAAACCAGCGGTTCGATCGGTGTTGGCGGCAAAATAGCGTTGACTCATGTAACCGCCAGCCCCACTAAAGCCTTCAATTCCTGTCTTAAATAGATAAAAAAATAAAGTCACTCCCAATAGATTATAGGCTGCATATTCTCCAGGTAAATCTAGGGTAAAAGGAGGAATTAAATCTGTCCAAGTGTCACGGGTTGTGGTCAAGGTTTGAAACTCATTTCCACTGAGAGGAACAGAAATGGAAAAGGTTTCAGGAAGCGTCACCGTTGATAAGGCTAATCCACAAACATAAATGATAGCAACCAAGATTAAAATCCCTTGAAAAACATCTGTCCAAATTACGCCATAAAATCCACTGGCTGCTGTATAAATCATCGCCAAAGTCAGCATGAATATAGCAGCCAAACGATCATCAATTCCCAA
This window contains:
- a CDS encoding DUF2267 domain-containing protein; translation: MTIALREDIVYILLEKIGQSAYENNEGKEISFTEADFAGREMTESDLLGHLDYLNQKQYIEAEFEGNAYAKQDDVPNVANPEQVEEFRVANTLGAEDGPLPHLIRFKQAKLTEKGKQILKKMEANKPEALGKGPTSPIASENEPFLEKVKLKAGVDDIFDARDISEVVFRTMRDLMTTEAADRVSDELKGEKAVPSDDQSLQDDISQLWKDTNPIVAFLSRVRPVLNIDDETFLFRIRQEGGLQRGIEPEVAINAVFSATKDELSQDRIKEVAKALPGKIRQLWEKA
- a CDS encoding sodium:solute symporter family transporter, giving the protein MELIDYLIVAVYLFGIVLFGFVLQKKASQGIDAYFLGNRTLPWWALGASGMASNTDIAGTMIITALIYALGIKGFFIEIRGGIVLIMAFFMIFMGKWTRRAQVMTLAEWMRLRFGEGREGNIARLISAIANLIISIWIISYFAVGGGKFFGQLLGIDDRLAAIFMLTLAMIYTAASGFYGVIWTDVFQGILILVAIIYVCGLALSTVTLPETFSISVPLSGNEFQTLTTTRDTWTDLIPPFTLDLPGEYAAYNLLGVTLFFYLFKTGIEGFSGAGGYMSQRYFAANTDRTAGLLSLFWILLLAFRWPLVTAFAILGIHYGLTNTIIADPELVLPTVIEAYIPVGIKGLLVACFIAAAMSTFDSIINSSAAYWVKDIYQAYLNPEANNQQLMSQSRLASIVVVLLGLLFSFPVVNINDIWGWITLGFGSGLFIPLLLRWYWWRFNGYGYAVGLLAGMITAILAKISGISFPEYANFLIPATASFLGCLIGTLATPPTAETVLDNFYQVTRPFGFWQPMRNKLSFPQQAKIRQENRRDMIAICLALPWQLVLFLTGMMLLTKQWEQLGWLLLLLLCLSIGLYFAWFRHLEKEK